The Euphorbia lathyris chromosome 3, ddEupLath1.1, whole genome shotgun sequence genome contains a region encoding:
- the LOC136223413 gene encoding O-fucosyltransferase 36-like, translated as MDRDSSDEEDDREALIEQNDRKNNQNDHHHIPSPQRRSSSTFNIEEFSSVGGSIRRRFFHNLNKRYYYYLLAIFLPLVILVLYFSVDVRNLFSSNFSGFRIDSASDRMKEAELQALYLLGQQQLSLATLLNQSNSNSSVNSSSSSTVFFNGFEIEDFRSALIKQISLNNQIQKVLLSSHKSGNVNVSTSDDASGPFLGSAFGYDRCRKVELNLAARKTIEWKPRSDKFLFPICLSGQMSNHLICLEKHMFFAALLNRVMVMPSPKFDYPYNKVLDIEHINECLGRKVVITFEEFTQMRKNHVHIDKFICYFSAPAPCYMDEDHVKKLKGLGISIGGRLESPWKEDIKKPSQKTVKDVLAKFSSNEDVLVIGDVFYAEVDKEWIMQPGGPLAHKCKAVIEPSRLIILTAQRFIQTFLGKNFIALHFRRHGFLKFCNVKTPSCFYPIPQAADCIARIVERVNAPVIYLSTDAADSETDLLQSLIVLNGKTVPLVRRPSHTSVEKWDALLSRHNIEGDPQVEAMLDKTISAMANVFIGASGSTFTEDILRLRKDWGSASICDEYLCQGELPNYIAEDE; from the exons ATGGATAGAGATTCATCGGACGAGGAAGACGATCGCGAGGCTCTAATTGAGCAAAACGACAGAAAGAACAATCAAAACGACCACCACCACATTCCCTCTCCGCAGCGGCGGTCCTCTTCCACCTTCAACATTGAGGAGTTCAGTTCCGTTGGAGGTTCAATTCGGCGACGTTTCTTCCACAACCTCAACAAGAGGTACTATTACTACTTGTTAGCCATTTTTCTCCCTCTTGTAATCCTAGTCCTTTACTTCTCCGTCGATGTACGGAATCTCTTCTCCTCCAATTTTTCCGGTTTTAGAATTGATTCTGCTTCTGACCGGATGAAAGAAGCTGAGTTGCAAGCTCTTTACTTACTTGGCCAGCAACAGCTTTCTCTTGCCACTCTTTTGAACCAATCAAATTCAAATTCTAGTGTTAATTCCAGTTCAAGTTCCACTGTTTTTTTCAATGGTTTTGAGATTGAAGATTTCAGATCTGCACTTATTAAGCAGATTTCTCTGAATAACCAAATTCAAAAGGTTCTGTTGTCTTCTCATAAATCTGGCAATGTAAATGTATCTACTTCTGATGATGCCAGTGGACCTTTTTTGGGCTCTGCATTTGGTTATGATAGGTGTAGGAAGGTGGAGTTGAATTTAGCAGCGAGGAAGACCATTGAATGGAAACCCAGATCAGACAAATTCTTATTTCCCATTTGCTTATCTGGGCAGATGAGTAATCAtttgatctgcttggagaagcaTATGTTTTTCGCAGCCTTATTGAATCGTGTTATGGTAATGCCAAGTCCTAAATTTGATTACCCATATAATAAAGTGTTAGATATTGAACATATAAATGAGTGCTTGGGGAGGAAAGTGGTGATCACATTTGAAGAATTCACCCAAATGAGAAAAAACCATGTGCATATTGATAAGTTCATATGTTATTTCTCTGCTCCTGCTCCCTGTTACATGGATGAAGACCATGTTAAGAAATTGAAAGGATTGGGGATTTCAATTGGGGGAAGGCTCGAATCACCTTGGAAGGAGGATATTAAGAAACCGAGTCAAAAGACTGTTAAGGATGTACTGGCCAAGTTTTCTTCTAACGAAGATGTACTTGTTATTGGAGATGTGTTTTATGCTGAAGTGGATAAAGAATGGATTATGCAGCCTGGTGGTCCTCTTGCTCACAAGTGTAAGGCTGTGATTGAACCGAGTAGACTTATTATTCTCACTGCACAGCGGTTTATTCAGACTTTCTTGGGCAAGAACTTCATTGCTCTCCATTTTAGACGCCATGGCTTCTTGAAGTTCTG CAATGTTAAAACTCCAAGTTGCTTTTATCCCATTCCCCAAGCCGCAGATTGTATTGCTCGAATTGTTGAAAGGGTCAATGCACCAGTCATATATCTTTCCACCGATGCAGCAGATAGTGAAACTGATTTGTTGCAATCATTAATTGTACTGAATGGGAAAACTGTGCCGCTTGTTAGACGTCCATCTCATACATCAGTTGAAAAGTGGGATGCTTTGTTATCCAGACACAACATTGAGGGTGATCCTCAG GTGGAAGCTATGCTTGACAAGACAATCAGCGCTATGGCAAATGTCTTTATCGGAGCATCTGGATCCACTTTCACAGAGGACATTTTGCGGCTGCGAAAAGATTGGGGATCAGCATCTATATGCGACGAGTACCTCTGCCAAGGCGAATTGCCAAACTACATAGCAGAAGACGAATAA